A part of Brassica rapa cultivar Chiifu-401-42 chromosome A05, CAAS_Brap_v3.01, whole genome shotgun sequence genomic DNA contains:
- the LOC103870644 gene encoding glycerol-3-phosphate dehydrogenase [NAD(+)] At3g07690, cytosolic encodes MEQLVEARLDEIRRVIGKADDDPLKIVGVGAGAWGSVFIAMLQENYGTFRDKVSVRIWRRGGRAIDKATAQHLFEVINSREELLRRLIRRCAYLKYVEARLGDRVLYADEILKDGFCLNMIETPLCPLKVVTNLQEAVWDADVVVNGLPSTETFQVFSEISKYWKERVTAPVIISLAKGVEAEFEPRPRIVTPTQMIYRATGIPLENILYLGGPNIASEVYNKEYANARICGSEKWRKPLGKFLRQSHFIVWDNSDLVTHEVMGGLKNVYAIGAGMVDTLTKESATSKSVYFAHCTSEMIFITHLLAKEPEKLAGPLLADTYVTLLKGRNAWYGQKLAKGELNLEMGDSIKGKGMIQGVSAVKAFFELLNQSSLSLQHPEEGKPVTPAELCPILKMLYRILITREVSCEAVLEALRDETMNDPRELIEIAHSHLFFQPSLLGQTP; translated from the exons atgGAGCAATTGGTGGAAGCAAGGCTCGACGAGATCCGCAGAGTAATAGGCAAAGCCGACGACGACCCGTTAAAGATCGTCGGCGTCGGAGCCGGCGCGTGGGGAAGCGTATTCATCGCAATGCTACAAGAAAACTACGGAACATTCAGAGATAAAGTCAGTGTTCGAATCTGGAGAAGAGGAGGGAGAGCCATCGACAAAGCCACAGCTCAGCATCTCTTCGAAGTGATCAACTCGAGGGAGGAGCTTCTCAGGAGGCTGATACGACGGTGCGCGTATCTCAAGTACGTGGAAGCTAGGTTAGGCGATAGAGTTCTGTATGCAGACGAGATATTGAAAGATGGGTTTTGTTTGAATATGATTGAGACTCCTTTGTGTCCTTTGAAAGTGGTGACGAATCTGCAGGAGGCGGTTTGGGATGCTGATGTTGTTGTGAATGGTTTGCCTTCGACCGAGACGTTTCAGGTGTTTAGTGAGATTAGTAAGTATTGGAAGGAGAGGGTTACGGCTCCTGTGATTATCTCTTTGGCTAAGGGAGTGGAAGCTGAGTTTGAGCCTCGTCCTAGGATTGTTACTCCTACTCAAATGATCTACAGAGCGA CTGGAATCCCTCTTGAGAACATTCTTTACCTTGGGGGACCTAACATTGCTTCCGAGGTATACAACAAAGAGTACGCTAATGCACGGATCTGCGGGTCCGAGAAATGGAGGAAGCCTCTGGGGAAGTTTCTAAGGCAGTCTCATTTCATAGTGTGGGATAACAGTGACCTTGTTACTCATGAAGTAATGGGTGGTTTGAAAAATGTATACGCCATTGGCGCAG GAATGGTGGATACATTAACAAAGGAAAGTGCTACGAGCAAATCAGTGTACTTTGCGCATTGTACTTCGGAGATGATTTTTATTACTCATCTATTGGCCAAAGAGCCAGAGAAACTTGCTGGGCCTTTGCTTGCGGATACCTATGTAACGTTGCTCAAAGGTCGTAATGCGTGGTATGGTCAGAAGCTCGCAAAAGGAGAACTTAACCTTGAAATGGGTGATAGCATCAAAGGCAAGGGAATGATCCAG GGTGTTTCTGCGGTGAAAGCGTTTTTCGAGTTACTAAACCAATCCTCGTTAAGTCTTCAACACCCTGAAGAAGGCAAACCTGTAACTCCTGCTGAGCTCTGTCCCATCTTGAAGATGCTCTACAGAATTCTTATAACAAG GGAGGTCTCATGTGAGGCAGTTCTTGAAGCGCTGAGGGATGAGACAATGAATGACCCACGTGAACTCATCGAGATTGCTCACAGCCATCTCTTCTTCCAACCATCTCTTCTTGGTCAGACACCTTGA
- the LOC103870646 gene encoding transmembrane emp24 domain-containing protein p24beta2 yields MSMKATILILGLVWSFQAALGIRFVIDREECFSHKAEYEGDTLHVSFVVIKSDSQWHFNEDGVDLVIHGPAGEQIHDFREQISAKHDFVVQKKGVYRFCFTNKSPYHETIDFDVQLGHFAYYDQHAKDEHFTPLMEQISKLEEALYNIQFEQHWLEAQTDRQAIVNENMSKRAVHKALFESFALIGASVLQVYLLRRLFERKLGMSRV; encoded by the exons ATGAGCATGAAGGCCACGATCCTAATACTAGGCCTCGTATGGAGCTTCCAGGCAGCGTTAGGGATTAGATTCGTGATAGACAGAGAAGAATGTTTCTCCCACAAGGCTGAGTATGAAGGCGATACTCTTCATGTCTCTTTCGTCGTCATCAAGTCTGATTCTCAGTGGCATTTTAACGAGGATGGTGTAGATCTTGTG ATACACGGTCCAGCAGGGGAACAGATTCATGACTTCAGGGAGCAGATAAGTGCCAAGCACGACTTTGTTGTCCAAAAGAAAGGGGTTTACCGTTTCTGTTTCACAAACAAGTCTCCTTATCATGAAACCATTGACTTCGATGTGCAGCTTGGTCACTTTGCGTACTACGACCAGCACGCAAAAGACG AGCATTTCACTCCCTTGATGGAGCAAATATCGAAGTTAGAGGAAGCTCTTTACAACATCCAGTTTGAACAACATTGGTTAGAGGCTCAGACCGACCGTCAAGCTATTG TGAACGAGAACATGAGCAAGAGAGCAGTACACAAAGCTTTGTTCGAGTCGTTTGCGTTGATCGGGGCAAGTGTCCTCCAAGTTTATCTTCTGCGTCGCTTGTTTGAACGCAAACTCGGCATGTCTCGtgtctaa